A window of Proteus columbae contains these coding sequences:
- the modD gene encoding ModD protein codes for MIYYPDAFLDNLLMEDIQYGDLTSRALNISDQLGTMTFTRREAGCVSGITLGCRLLEKLGLEVKAHRQDGDFADKGDCLITAEGRADALHQGWKVVQNVLEWSCGVSDYMAKMLEIYHHYQPKGQIACTRKNIPNTKLLATQAVLAGGGVIHRQGCSETILLFANHRRFLSEPDNWAQHVKQLRQAAPEKCIVVEADDIEQAREALKAQPDILQLDKFSVEDIAQLQHEAPQIAPQCHLSLAGGINLNTIEKYAQTGIRLMVTSAPYYAPPTDIKVRLYPKD; via the coding sequence CCTGAATATCAGTGATCAATTAGGTACGATGACATTTACACGTCGTGAAGCAGGCTGTGTTAGTGGGATCACGCTAGGTTGCCGTTTATTAGAAAAGTTAGGGTTAGAGGTAAAAGCACATCGACAAGACGGTGATTTTGCCGACAAAGGCGATTGTTTAATCACAGCAGAAGGTCGTGCTGATGCACTACATCAAGGCTGGAAAGTGGTACAAAACGTGCTGGAGTGGAGTTGTGGTGTGAGTGACTATATGGCGAAAATGCTAGAAATCTATCACCACTATCAACCGAAAGGGCAAATTGCGTGTACCCGTAAAAATATCCCAAATACCAAGTTACTGGCAACACAAGCGGTACTTGCGGGCGGTGGTGTGATCCATCGCCAAGGTTGTTCTGAAACTATTTTGCTCTTTGCTAATCATCGCCGATTTTTATCAGAGCCAGATAATTGGGCACAGCATGTTAAACAGTTACGCCAAGCGGCACCTGAAAAATGTATCGTGGTAGAAGCTGACGATATTGAACAAGCAAGAGAAGCGTTAAAAGCCCAACCAGATATCTTACAGCTTGATAAATTCTCCGTTGAAGATATTGCTCAACTCCAACATGAAGCGCCTCAAATTGCACCTCAATGCCATCTTTCGTTGGCTGGCGGAATTAACCTGAATACGATTGAAAAATACGCACAAACAGGCATTCGTTTAATGGTAACGTCTGCGCCTTATTATGCACCACCGACGGATATTAAAGTTCGTCTTTACCCAAAAGATTAA
- a CDS encoding TonB-dependent receptor plug domain-containing protein produces the protein MKLKPLCYCLSVALLPSIALADTTYGHSTPDLLTVWSSPIAANPDVLTQEQMLEQNKVNAAQAIATLPGVVMQKSGNRNEYTIKVRGFDSRQVPVFFDGIPTYVPYDGNLDLARFTTNDLASIEVNKGYTSLLQGPNLMGGAINITTATPKKPLEGSIAYSQGFARGADYAHNMSARLGARSDLGFIQISGSQLKQRFTPIPGADENNQAAGTHGRRDNSATDDKRGMIKVGWTPRASDEYTLTYVKQDGEKNSPPSTLGKGKFKYWAWPDYNKESYYYSGVTQITDGINLQSRAYHDKFENTLYMYPKKGDTPDYSHYDDYSTGAALQLGIDTRDSDLLSFAAHWKDDVHRAQKEKGGDWMRYKDRTWSLATEYQWVVTNDLDLVGAISYDWRDSVDTDKGADNNKQTAFNWEMMAKYSLANDDTVRFSISDRSRFPTQKERYTTEKPKDGSKGIINPDLDPERALSFDLTYEGHITDKWGYQTSIYYNRVSDAIMAHTVYRDGKAFFQNQNSGRIDYVGLDLGTKGNVTDWLELGVNYSYIHSAPKKIEHIEGLPKHKAYMWMTFIPVEQVRFTIMEEAQGWTYNRIDEDDKLAGYAKTDLRLDYDFGYGVSANASINNLFDKSYEYTQGYMEDGRNYWLGVEYKF, from the coding sequence ATGAAATTAAAACCTCTATGCTACTGTTTATCTGTTGCTCTACTACCAAGTATTGCGCTTGCTGACACTACTTATGGACATTCAACGCCTGATCTATTAACCGTTTGGAGTAGCCCGATTGCAGCCAATCCAGATGTGTTAACACAAGAGCAGATGCTTGAACAAAATAAAGTCAATGCGGCACAAGCTATTGCTACATTACCCGGTGTTGTGATGCAAAAATCGGGCAACCGCAATGAATACACCATTAAAGTGCGTGGCTTTGATAGCCGCCAAGTGCCTGTATTCTTTGATGGTATTCCAACGTATGTTCCTTATGATGGCAACTTAGACTTAGCCCGCTTTACCACCAATGATCTAGCAAGTATTGAAGTCAACAAAGGCTATACCTCATTACTGCAAGGCCCTAACTTAATGGGCGGCGCTATCAATATCACCACTGCGACACCGAAAAAACCCTTAGAAGGAAGTATTGCTTATTCTCAAGGTTTTGCTCGCGGTGCTGATTATGCACATAACATGAGTGCGCGTTTAGGTGCTCGCAGTGATTTAGGCTTTATTCAAATCAGTGGTAGCCAATTAAAACAACGCTTTACGCCAATTCCGGGGGCTGACGAAAATAATCAAGCAGCCGGTACACATGGACGTCGTGATAATTCAGCCACTGACGATAAGCGCGGCATGATTAAAGTCGGTTGGACGCCACGCGCTTCTGACGAATATACCCTGACTTATGTAAAACAAGACGGTGAAAAAAATAGCCCACCATCAACATTAGGTAAGGGTAAATTTAAATATTGGGCATGGCCAGATTACAACAAAGAGAGCTATTACTATAGCGGTGTAACACAAATCACCGATGGCATTAATCTACAAAGCCGTGCTTATCACGATAAATTTGAAAATACCCTCTATATGTATCCAAAAAAAGGGGATACTCCTGACTATAGCCACTATGACGACTACAGCACAGGCGCGGCATTGCAATTAGGTATTGATACACGTGACAGTGACCTACTCTCTTTTGCCGCACATTGGAAAGATGACGTTCACCGCGCTCAAAAAGAGAAAGGTGGCGATTGGATGCGTTATAAAGACAGAACATGGTCTTTAGCCACAGAATACCAATGGGTTGTCACCAATGATCTCGATTTAGTGGGTGCCATTAGCTATGATTGGCGTGACAGTGTTGATACCGATAAAGGCGCTGATAACAACAAACAAACCGCTTTTAACTGGGAAATGATGGCAAAATATTCTTTAGCCAATGACGATACTGTCCGCTTCTCGATATCTGATCGTAGTCGTTTCCCAACGCAAAAAGAGCGTTATACCACTGAGAAACCAAAAGATGGATCAAAAGGGATTATTAATCCTGATTTAGATCCTGAACGTGCATTATCGTTCGACTTAACCTATGAAGGGCACATTACCGATAAATGGGGTTACCAAACCAGCATTTACTACAACCGAGTCAGTGATGCAATTATGGCACACACAGTTTATCGTGATGGCAAAGCATTTTTCCAAAACCAAAATAGTGGACGCATCGACTACGTGGGTCTTGATTTAGGCACGAAAGGCAACGTCACTGATTGGTTAGAACTTGGTGTAAACTATAGCTATATTCACAGTGCCCCGAAAAAAATCGAACATATTGAAGGCTTACCAAAACATAAAGCTTATATGTGGATGACGTTTATTCCAGTTGAACAAGTTCGCTTTACCATTATGGAAGAAGCACAAGGCTGGACTTATAACCGTATTGATGAAGATGACAAACTCGCAGGCTATGCAAAAACCGATCTTCGTTTAGATTATGACTTTGGTTATGGTGTTTCTGCTAATGCTTCTATTAATAACCTATTTGATAAATCTTATGAATACACTCAAGGTTATATGGAAGATGGTCGTAATTACTGGTTAGGTGTAGAGTATAAATTTTAA